The nucleotide sequence tagcaaattaatgtagagagcttgatctataaatttatttgaatataaacatgtaaatacatattttaaatctattaatctaaaacttacatttttagaggagatgatgaaatccatgagtgataatacctaccaaaaaaaagataatattgtgagaaataaacataaaaatacacatttaaaatctatagatctaaaacttacattttttaaaggagaagatgaaaaccatgaatcataatatctaaaatgacaagataatattgtgagaaagacttgagaaaattttagagagaaagaagataatgagagagatttagaaacaattgagagaattttagagagaagagagaaagttttagagagaagggagagagttttaaaaacttgtgcagccactttagagagagattgtataaattttgtttatatagggagacaaaaatgtaactaggttaaaatttacgatactgtagacttcgtttgaagtctactaaaattaaaattttggagtagatcttaccttaacatagtagacctttttggaagtctactataataatttaattattgttgtttattctttattattttaataattttaatatatgatttattaaatttatttttttattttttaatagttatagtatatgatttcacttttttattcgtaaggaacttaacttagtttaaatataatgattttttgtaaaacaaattgaaaaatatagactgaaaaagacgtcttcagataaatagactttattgtaggtctacgaaaccctaaaccacaaatctcaaaccctaaatgttttgcttgataatcaaaaagtctcatttatacaaaatataaactactaaacattaatatgcagatttaagttaataaaacaaaaaaaaaacaaaatctaaaatctaaccctttgaaatcaactactaaaagacataacatgttagaaccttttgtttgtaaactatgaacatagtctaacacatgataaccaaattagtatatattcttcaaaattgttcgattatatgaaattttaatttatttacttcatattatccattatattgatgattagttaaaaatatcacaataattatttttatacatttttaaaattaaattattagatcaaattagagtgtagactacaaaacaagtatataaagtagacttcgtaggaagtctatatatatgtagacttcttttattacgtgtagacttccaaaggatagaaacgtaaaatacatttctgttttttgtttggtcataagggttaaatagtactttcactactcctttaggttggttttgcatttgactgaaagtggggtatacttttacatttgacttgaatatttgggttggttttagcaAATGTCCCTTTAAAAAGCGCAAGGCGCTCAAAGGCAAGGAAGCTGGAGCCTTGTGCCTTGCGCCATGGCATGGCGCTCCAAGGCGCTCGCCTTTAAGAACCACAcgtataaaaaaaaacagggtAGTAGTACATAGACTCTAGAGGAACTTAGAAATGGGTTGAGGTAGAAATTGTAATGAACACATACAAACTTACCTAAAAGCTCTAAAGATTAGATTAGATTCCTGATATTGTAGTTAGCTTGtggtattttttgtttgttttactaTCAACAATGCTCGTTTCAAGAACCAATTCGCATTTAGGTTTGATTCCTTCAATTTCAAAACTATGATTCATAGCAACAACAACACATCCCAGACACTTAAAGCCTCATTGACAGACACCTAAAGCCTCATTGACGAGACTTGACACAACTAAAATCATCAAGGAGTGACTACAGTCAcatggtttgggtttggatgaCCGACTAGTCACGAATTTTGTGAAAAACGGTAAGACGCGCCTTTGTGTCGCTAAAGCATTTTAGAATAAGGCAAAGGCGCACCAAGGCAAGCGCCTTAAGAACATAGCCTCGCCTTATTAAGGCGTTTGGGTCTGCTCCTTGGTGCGCCTTCGCAAAAGGCGTTCGCCTTTcatgagaatatatatatatgaatatgacAGGAAAATGATATATCAGAGTTTGATGAAGCAAGAGACGTCATTGAGAGTTTTGGTAGATGAATATAAGGCTTGTTAATCTCTAGATTACATCAAATGGGGGATTGAGGTATGTAAATAGTCTCACACTACTAAGTTTTTCTCATCTATGTAGGGAGCACTTAACGTTAATTGTATACTATGTGTGTGTGTCTCTCAGGATCCTGAACAACTTTTAATTGGTGAAGGCAATGCTTCAGGAGTTGTGGATCCTAAGTTGGCGTTCTAAATCCAGAGTAAAGTCAGAGATGTTTCACTTTGTAATCATATGTTCTTAACTAAGAATGGTTTATGGTAAGATAAGTAGCAAACCATAAAGAGTGTTGGCATGTAAACCTTGAATGGTACTTAATGTATTATGATATGGTTGAGTTTCGGTTTATGAAGAGAGACGGCTTGGTTTTTCTTACAGGCTTcaccaaacaaaaacattacTTTGATAAAAGAGGGAAAAAGCAAGAATCTCATCACATGCTCATGGCCCTCCTCACTGCTTACGTAGCTAAAACTATTTCctcttgaatattttttatggTCATTAACTAAAAACACATTTTGTTAATTTAGTTGCCGAGGTTGTTGTGTATATACATTAACTTCATCAATTAAGCTCGGATACATATTCATGCACAGACGCGTCCACAATATATACGCGTGTTAACTTTTGAAAGATTGAAATTCAAGTCTCGATGAGAGGATTAGACACATACGGAACGCGTAATTGTCTAATTTATAACAGCCTTCATCTTAATGTAAAAAAAGAACAGCCTTCATCttactatttaatttataaaaaaaataatatagagtAGTGTGTCAAAATTTCAGAAGGACGTGTTAATTTTGGATAGTGAAAACtctgtttaatatatttagctTATTCTGTGAAAAATGTTTTCCACATACTTATTTTATCTAGAAAAAAGGCACAATTCCAAAGTTGACggacaaaacaatcaaagaaccATCGAGGAAGGGGTTGTCAGTCAAGGGAGAATAATCAACAAGTAAAAAGAAAGACAGGTGTCAGTAGATTTACTTGAAAGAAGCCTCCAGTGTTACTGGCTACAGCCGGTAACCGTCAACCAGTATTTTCCTATAAAAGCGCGTTAGCCTTTACGTCATTTTTCACAAGGTTTCTCGATCGTCATCTCATCTCTCTCCCcggaaaattttatatatcgATGAATATCTAGAAATGTCGTTGAGGAATTACGCTGCCGTTATCGCTTTGATCGTCTTCGCCGTCGTGTCTCCTTTCGCCGGCGCTCAACCCCTAGCTCCTGCTCCTTCTCCCACAAGCGACGGTAATTTCACGCCTACATTTATAATCGATTTGATTGTGTACGAACATGATCTggtgaaattaaaattgaattctCTTATTAATGAacaggaacatcgatcgatcaaggaaTAGCGTATTTGTTAATGGTGGTGGCGTTGGTGCTGACGTATATCATTCATCCCCTTGATGCATCTTCTTTCTTCTGATGATCTCTGTATAATCAAATCTTAGAGTTCTAATTGACAGTTCTGAGTTTAtagtttcttatataatttgattattgTACATGTACACTCCTTTAGCTATGAGCCTATGACTaatatattcatttattattatttcgttTGTTATTACAAAGTATTCTACCATTTTTCCACTGTATTTATTTATGGacaattttctcaaataatcatttttaaatttttgtcgtaaaatagcaatgatcaaaataattcatttttatttgaaatttttttattttttattttttattttgaaacatatCTCCAAAACTATACATCTTAACTCTAAATTCTAGATCTAGATCAGTtaatcttttaataaaatttatttttgtcattttcttcattgaatattatttttgtgacaaaaacttaaaaaaaacatcttatgaaatttctttttattttttacaattacTCTCTCTATATGTGCTTTAGTTTTTAACAAATTTTCCCATACTTTCATTTTGTTTTGCTATATATTCCCATATTTCAGTTATGATCCTTGTAAATTTGCTACCAGCAGAGTTCTAGTTATGAATTTCTTTTATTCTAGCTACAGTATTTTCTATATTTCCCATATATTTAGCATGACCCCTGTAAATTTGTATATTATCAAAACTCCTATATATTTGTTACTGTATAATTTCCACTCAAAAGTAACTCGGTAACCTAagtttataataatgtttgtttgaccaaaaaaaaagccTCCTCTGTACTGCAGTTTTATAGAAAGATCATTCTTAGTTCCGTAAGAATAAAAGATTGTTTTAGGCAATCACATTACGCCATTATAGATGAGGTAGAAGCAAAGGGCAGCGGCACAACATCTATGAGggaaaaattatgttttggtGTGCGAATACgttgttgatgaaacaaatATTGGATTATGGTCTAAACGTATTCTATCAGCAATGGAACTAAAGCCCAACTCACAACCTcttaatagataaataaaaagctCTCTCATCACATTGTAACAGAGGTTCTCTTACAAAAACATGACAATGAAAACGTCTCCAGTGCTTAGCATATCCAAATGAGCTTGAATAATGTAATAGAGGTTTTTACAGTCCATTGTTTTCAATTCCTGATTAAGTTCTTCCTACACTTTTCATCTCTctgttttgagaaaatttcatcaCTGTCTCGGGATATCTTCCAAGACGATTGCTGAGTAGATTTTAAAGATTTCATCAACGTTTGTATGATTTAAACACTAAAATATACGAGTATAAGATTTTATGTTATCCCTCATCTCTACCCGATCACTCTCCAACTGATCCGTACTATCATTAAGCATCCTGAAatatttctgaatttttttcaagTTGAACTCTAGCatgtcttccttcttcttcttctttcgcTGGCACATATTTCAGTGCTTCACCAATTTGAGCCTTTAGCTTGACTTTCTCCTTAGACAAAACAAAGTTCTCTTCAACCATTTTGAGCCAATGTGTATACAATGTCACGTAGTTCTTAGCATGATCTACATCATCATCACTTCCAGCGTAATCATTATTTCCTACAACATCATCATCTCCACGTGTAGATCTAACTGTGCATCTTTTTAATTGACAACCCAATCTCTACGTCTACACCTACTAACAGTAGCTGTCACAAAGATTTGGGAAAATTCGTTGACATAATCCACTCGCGAGCCcctttgttttcatatttacaATATGAGGTATTTGAcacaaataatgttttttttctgaacaTTCCTCTTCCTTTCTGCATTCCATATgcataaaaaatcattaatgtgcatttatgtttctcttttcaCTCTCAGTATCAGCTTCTTCTCTCTGAATCCTCTCCATGAAATCTCTTTTTCATCCCTAGTTCTTCTGTTACGTTATTATTGTACATATTCTTTATCAAATCTCATCATTATATTCTCATTTTAATCTTTTGTAGATCTGGAAAAAGAAGAATCAGAGGgaataaaagaagaaacaaagaaaacagagaaagaaacagaagaggtgagattatataaatgatttgtGAATAAAAAAGCGGATAAAAGAACTAGAGACAGGAAAAAAgtttcatgaaaatgaaaatgagaagagaagaacatGATGATTGAAAAAGAATCTGCAGTAGATTCATGaataagaaaaaactaaaagaagaTGAATAGTGCTCTTAGGACATCTCCGATCTCAATCTATTTTTTGAACTAAAATAGGTTTTATcgtaaaaatatttcaatagtattttatttttactttataataggGGCAATtatcaataatagcaccttttaaagtttatgtctcaaaaatagcactaaaaggagaaagtcacaaaaatgacattcattaaaggataaaatatccctaatacccttggtttaaaattaaataaacaaacaaaaataaataaaaataaataaaaataaataagataaaaataaaaaaaatgaaaaaaataaatttttttatagtttcagattatatgttttcagattcgaaatttttataattttttttgaattttttttacgaaattttttttatttttttcaaatttctttttataatttaaaaatactttttgaaactgtttttaaaatttttattttttattttagtatttattttttataaaattttaagccctaattccaaaaccccaccccttaactctaaactctaaggtttggattaattaacccaaggggtataagtgtatatttacctctttaatgaaacctatttttgtgactttgagctttgagtgctactttgggaacaaaaacttggtttgatgctatcctagtctttttctcttataatagagtaaaaaaaaaatttactctcTATATAGAATATAGAGTATTTGTACTCTCTACACACAATTTCCCCCATATTTGCACTGTATACTCTATTtcccttcaattttttttcccaTCACTACCATTTTCCTCCAATTCAATGGTATCCCACTCTTTTCagtatattgagctaatttgctctagaatatattacttatatttttgttcATGACTCTATTTTGCATTAGAGTATAATTCAGTTATATTATAAAGTTATttaatttagaataaaaaataaaataaactatcgAAA is from Brassica napus cultivar Da-Ae chromosome A4, Da-Ae, whole genome shotgun sequence and encodes:
- the LOC125608250 gene encoding arabinogalactan protein 20-like; the encoded protein is MSLRNYAAVIALIVFAVVSPFAGAQPLAPAPSPTSDGTSIDQGIAYLLMVVALVLTYIIHPLDASSFF